A stretch of the Papaver somniferum cultivar HN1 chromosome 6, ASM357369v1, whole genome shotgun sequence genome encodes the following:
- the LOC113290726 gene encoding uncharacterized protein LOC113290726, with protein sequence MALVQNLASQVPNIKFRHLCRKDLRHAGALAYILSMLKDESVKEIKVTRVYEPSITPHQIFATNHEDDVGEDIANDDIGEDIAEDFIEDGILTTANEDEDFSNKEDWRTGVYLFLKEGTLPEDLKQARKVQSKAGRYDLLDGILYTKYFLGPLLRCLSRGEGHRVLKDIHYGDAGNHNGMRSLADKAKMQGY encoded by the coding sequence ATGGCCTTGGTCCAAAACCTAGCATCACAGGTGCCCAACATCAAGTTTCGACATCTATGCAGAAAAGACCTCAGGCATGCTGGTGCCTTAGCATACATATTATCTATGCTAAAGGATGAAAGTGTCAAAGAAATCAAAgtaacaagggtatacgaaccTTCGATCACTCCACATCAAATCTTCGCTACCAATCATGAAGACGATGTAGGAGAGGATATTGCTAACGATGACATAGGGGAAGATATCGCCGAGGATTTTATCGAAGATGGAATTTTAACAACAGCAAAcgaggacgaagatttcagcaacaagGAGGACTGGAGAACCGGAGTTTATCTTTTTCTTAAAGAAGGAACGCTGCCCGAGGATTTGAAGCAAGCCCGAAAAGTACAATCAAAAGCAGGGAGATACGACCTTCTTGACGGAATTTTATACACGAAATATTTCCTCGGACCACTATTGCGTTGCTTATCAAGGGGGGAAGGACATCGCGTGTTAAAGGACATTCATTATGGAGACGCAGGTAACCACAACGGGATGAGATCATTGGcggacaaagcaaaaatgcagggATATTAA
- the LOC113290727 gene encoding uncharacterized protein LOC113290727 — MTFDAEDVEEDMKDHNDPLVFTLPVAGCNVKKILTDGGSSVNVLFYNTFKRMELNDEKLMSYYYTIYGFNGAPTKPLGDIVLEVEERPMKVDVVDAPSPYNAIVGRRWVHKLKGVAATYHQYLRFPTPEGVMEIKGDQVTARECQEIQNQLNSEQEEQRKTRRNKNKASTKDKAIDRYLEEISGKSLTKESTVLTTEAGTSAAKGLKCPPNSN, encoded by the coding sequence ATGACATTTGATGCTGAAGATGTGGAGGAAGACATGAAGGACCACAACGATCCTTTAGTTTTCACGTTACCAGTAGCGGGGTGTAACGTCAAGAAGATTCTAACTGACGGAGGGAGTTCAGTCAACGTTCTGTTTTATAATACGTTCAAACGAATGGAACTGAACGATGAGAAGTTGATGTCTTATTACTATACCATTTATGGATTCAACGGTGCACCAACGAAGCCTCTAGGAGACATCGTTTTAGAAGTAGAGGAACGACCAATGAAAGTCGATGTGGTAGATGCTCCTTCTCCCTACAATGCCATCGTCGGCCGAAGATGGGTGCACAAACTCAAAGGTGTAGCAGCAACATATCACCAATACCTTAGATTCCCAACacccgaaggggtaatggaaatTAAGGGCGATCAGGTCACTGCTCGGGAATGTCAAGAGATACAAAACCAACTTAACAGCGAACAAGAAGAGCAACGTAAAACCCGAAGAAACAAGAACAAGGCATCCACAAAAGACAAAGCGATTGACCGTTATCTCGAAGAAATCTCAGGGAAAAGCTTGACGAAGGAGAGCACCGTCCTAACCACCGAAGCAGGTACTTCAGCAGCTAAGGGGCTGAAGTGcccgccaaatagcaattaa